The following nucleotide sequence is from Deltaproteobacteria bacterium.
AAGCAATAGAGCTGGTCGTTCCTTCTATATCTGTCAAAACGGCCTGAATCTTCATTTATTCAAACCTTGGGTAACGCTCGGCAATGGTGTCACCGGTCATTTGTGCGACCCACCCTGCCTCATCGGTAAACAATCGAATGCATTTGAAATCTGGAGACGGGCCCATATCGAACCAATGCTTGGTATGAGCAGGCACACTTATTAAGTCGCCCTTTTCGCATAAAACGGTCATGACAATGTCGTCAAAGTGCAAATAAAAAAGCCCTTGCCCGTCGACGAAAAATCGAACCTCATCGTCGGTATGAATATGCTCATTTAAGAACTTCTCACGCATGACCTCTTTTTGGGGATGGTCGGGGTGAAGGCTGATCACATCCACCGACTGAAACCCAGAGGCTTTCTTCAGTGCATCAACCTGCTCATTGTATGCTCCCAGAATATCTTCCTGCGAAGACTCAGGCCCAAGTTCCGCACTGGCTTGCCACTGCTCGAAACGAATACCTCGCTCAGCCAGCAACTTGCTCATTTCTTGATGATCAGAAATGGAATTCGGATTGTCTGCACCACCACGGTAAATTGTTAATTCACTCATAAGCCCTCATTTCCTCTGCATCTTGAGTTCACATTCAAACAAAAACTCAAAGGCCTCAATACAGCGCCGTGCCTCTGCCACGTTCTTGCCCCATGAATATAAGCCGTGCCCCCGAATCAGATAACCTGCAAAAACCTCTGCATGAGCACGGTAAGCATTTACCTCTGCCATGAGCTTTGGAATATCTTGCTGGTTATTAAACACCGGAACGATTAAACGCGTTTGATGCGTATCAATACCCGGAAATGCCTTGAGCAGCTCATACCCCTCGAGCACGACACTCTCACCAGCCATCCTTGAAATGACCGTCGAAATCACCGAATGGCTGTGTAAGACTGAACCTACAGAGGTATCTTCTTGATACACGGACGTGTGAAGTAATGTTTCGGCTGAAGAACGTTGGCCCAAATGAAAGGAGGCGATGCGCTCCCCTTCCAAGTTAACCACCATGATCTCTTTCTCGGTTAACTCACCTTTATGAGCCCCCGAGACCGTCACCGCGATATTCTCATCATCCACACGTGCTGAATAATTACCGCTGGTCGCCGGAGCCCAGTTACGAGAATGAAAAAACCTGCCCACTGCTCGAAGCTCTTC
It contains:
- a CDS encoding cupin → MSELTIYRGGADNPNSISDHQEMSKLLAERGIRFEQWQASAELGPESSQEDILGAYNEQVDALKKASGFQSVDVISLHPDHPQKEVMREKFLNEHIHTDDEVRFFVDGQGLFYLHFDDIVMTVLCEKGDLISVPAHTKHWFDMGPSPDFKCIRLFTDEAGWVAQMTGDTIAERYPRFE
- a CDS encoding methylthioribulose 1-phosphate dehydratase — encoded protein: MPILQTESFIERAEELRAVGRFFHSRNWAPATSGNYSARVDDENIAVTVSGAHKGELTEKEIMVVNLEGERIASFHLGQRSSAETLLHTSVYQEDTSVGSVLHSHSVISTVISRMAGESVVLEGYELLKAFPGIDTHQTRLIVPVFNNQQDIPKLMAEVNAYRAHAEVFAGYLIRGHGLYSWGKNVAEARRCIEAFEFLFECELKMQRK